In Nerophis lumbriciformis linkage group LG01, RoL_Nlum_v2.1, whole genome shotgun sequence, the genomic stretch tgctgtttttagggatctactaCAAAAATGTAAGTTAAATcatattttatatgacaaaagaatactgctgtttttaatgatcgactgtaaaaatgcaagttaaatctaTTTTTATATGACCAAAGAATACTGATGTTTTTAGGGATATACTACATAAacactgtcaaagatcctctgtgtgacaggaccactctgctgtttttagggatctactgcaaaaatgcaagttaaatctaattttatatgacaaaaaaatactgctgtttttatggatctactacaaaaatgcaagttacatctaattttatatgaccaaagaatactgctgtttttagggatctactacaaaaatgcaagttaaatctaattttatatgaccaaagaatactgctgtttttagggatctactaCAAAAATGTAAGTTCaatctaattttatatgacaaaagaatactgctatttttatggatctactacaaaaatgaaagttaaatctaattttatatgacaaaagaatactgctgtttttagtgatcaactgcaaaaatgcaagttaaatctaCTTTTATTTGACCaaagaatactgctgttttttgggatctactacaaaaatgcaagttaatctaattttatatgacaataaaatattgctgtttttttatgatctactacaaaaacactgtcaaagatcctctgtgtgacaggagcactctgctgtttttagggatctactgcaaaaatgcaagtttaatctaattttatatgacaataaAATATTGCTGGTTTTTTAtgatctactacaaaaacactgtcaaaaatcctctgtgtgacaggagcactctgctgtttttagggatctactgcaaaaatgcaagttacATCTAATATTATATGACaaaagaatactgctgtttttaggcatctactgcaaaaatgcgagttaaatacaattttatatgacaaaagaatactgctatttttatggatctactacaaaaatacaagttaaatctaattttatatgacaaaagaatactgctgtttttaatgatcgactgcaaaaatgcaagttaaatctaattttatatgacaaaagaataCTGCTATTTTTATGGATCTACTACAAAATGAAAGTTAAAtgtaattgtatatgacaaaagaATATGCTGTTTTTAGTGAtcaactgcaaaaatgcaagttaaatctaCTTTTATTTGACCaaagaatactgctgttttttgggatctactacaaaaatgcaagttaaatctaattttatatgacaaaagaatactgctgtttttaatgatcgactgcaaaaatgcaagttaaatctaattttatatgacaaaagaatactgctatttttatggatctactacaaaaatgaaagttaaatctaattttatatgacaaaagaataTGCTGTTTTTAGTGAtcaactgcaaaaatgcaagttaaatctaCTTTTATTTGACCAAAGACTACTGCTGTTTTTTGGGATCTACTACAAAATAGCAAGTTAcatctaattttatatgacaaaagaatactgctgtttttaatgattgACTGCTAAacactgtcaaagatcctctgtgtgacaggaccactttgctgtttttagggatctactaCAAAAGTGCAAGTTAcatctaattttatatgacaaaggaatactgctgtttttaaggattgactgtaaaaatgcaagttaaatctatttttatatgaccaaagaatactgctgtttttagggatctactgcaaaaatgcaagttacATCTAATTTCATATGACTaaagaatactgctgtttttatggatctactacaaaaatgcaagttatatttaattttatatgacaaaagtgtactgctatttttatgtatgtaCTACAAAATTGCAAGTTaaatctaattttatatgaccaaagaaaactgctgtttttagggatctactaCAAAAATGTAAGTTAAATcatattttatatgacaaaagaatactgctgtttttaatgatcaaCTGTAAAAATGCCAATTAAATCTATTTTTATCTGACCAAAGAATACTGATGTTGTTAGGGATCTACTACATAAACACTGTCAAATATCCTCTGTGtgacaggaccactctgctgtttttagggatctactgcaGAAATGCAAGTTACATCTAATTTCATATGACTaaagaatactgctgtttttagggatcttcttcaaaaatgcaagttaaatctaattttatatgacaaaagaatactgctgttttttatgATCTACTACAAAACCActgtcaaagatcttctgtgtgacaggagcactctgctgttttgggggatctactgcaaaaatgcaagttacATCTAATTTCATATGACTaaagaatactgctgtttttatggatctactacaaaaatgcaagttatatttaattttatatgacaaaaaaattactgctgtttttaatgatcgactgcaaaaatgcaagttaaaactacctTTATATAACCAAAGaatattgctgtttttagggatcttcttcaaaaatgcaagttaaatctaattttatatgacaatagaatactgctgttttttatgatctactacaaaaacactgtcaaagatcctctgtgtgacaggagcactctgctgttttagggatctactgcaaaaatgcaaattacatctaattttatatgacaaaaaatactgctgtttttagggatctactgcaaaaattcaAGTTAAatcaaattttatatgacaaaagaatactgctatttttatggatctactacaaaaatgcaagttaaatctaattttatatgacaaaagaataCTGCTATTTTTATTGATCGACTGCAaaaaatgcaagttaaatctaCTTTTAAATGACCAaagagtactgctgtttttagggatctactacaaaaatgcaagttaaatctaattttatatgaccaaagaatactgctgtttttagggatctactaCAAAAATGTAAGTTCAATCTAAATGTATATGACAatagaatactgctgttttttatgatctactacaaaaacactgtcaaagatcctctgtgtgacaggagcactctgctgtttttatggatctactgcaaaaatgcaagtttaATCTCATTTTATATGACAATAAAATATTGCTGGTTTTTTAtgatctactacaaaaacactgtcaaaaatcctctgtgtgacaggagcactctgctgtttttagggatctactgcaaaactGTAAGTTAcatctaattttatatgacaaaaaatactgctgtttttagggatctactgcaaaaatgcgagttaaatacaattttatacgacaaaagaATACTGCTATCTTTATggatctactacaaaaatgcaagttaaatctaattttatatgacaaaagaatactgctgtttttaatgatcgactgcaaaaatgcaagttaaatctaattttatatgacaaaagaatactgctatttttatggatctactacaaaaatgaaagttaaatctaattttatatgacaaaagaatactgctgtttttagtgatcaactgcaaaaatgcaagttaaatctaCTTTTATTTGACCaaagaatactgctgttttttgggatctactacaaaaatgcaagttacatctaattttatatgacaaaagaatactgctgtttttaatgattgACTGCAAAacactgtcaaagatcctctgtgtgacaggaccactctgctgtttttagggatctactgcaaaagTCCAAGTTACATctaattttttatgacaaaggaatactgctgtttttagggatctactacaaaaatgcaagttaaatctaattttatatgaccaaagaatactgctgtttttagggatctactaCATAAacactgtcaaagatcctctgtgtgacaggaccactctgctgtttttagggatctactgcaaaaatgcaagttacATCTAATTTCATATGACTaaagaatactgctgtttttatggatctactacaaaaatgcaagttatatctaattttatatgacaaaagaatactgctgtttttaatgatcgactgcaaaaatgcaagttaaaactacctTTATATGACCaaagaaaactgctgtttttagggatcttcttcaaaaatgcaagttaaatctaCTTTTGTATGACAatagaatactgctgtttttttatgatctactacaaaaacactgtcaaagatcctctgtgtgacaggagcactctgctgatttttagggatctactgcaaaaatgcaagttacATCTAATTTCATATGACTaaagaatactgctgtttttatggatctactacaaaaatgcaagttatatttaattttatatgacaaaagtatactgctatttttatgtatgtaCTACAAAATTGCAAGTTaaatctaattttatatgaccaaagaaaactgctgtttttagggatctactaCAAAAATGTAAGTTAAATcatattttatatgacaaaagaatactgctgtttttaatgattgACTGTaaaaatgcaagttaaatctatttttatatgaccaaagaatactgctgtttttaataatcgactgcaaaaatgcaagttaaaactacctTTATATGACCAAAGaatattgctgtttttagggatcttcttcaaaaatgcaagttaaatctaattttatatgacagtagaatactgctgtttttttatgatctactacaaaaacactgtcaaagatcctctgtgtgacaggagcactctgctgatttttagggatctactgcaaaaatgcaagttacATCTAATTTCATATGACTaaagaatactgctgtttttatggatctactacaaaaatgcaagttaaatctaattttatatgacaaaagaatactgctgtttttaataatcgactgcaaaaatgcaagttaaaactacctTTGTATGACCaaagaatactgctgtttttagggatcttcttcaaaaatgcaagttaaatctaattttatatgacaatagaatactgctgttttttttacaaaaacattgtcaaagatcctctgtgtgacaggagcactctgctgtttttagggatctacggCAAAAGTGCAAGTTAcatctaattttatatgacaaaggaatactgctgtttttagggatctactgcaaaagtgcaagttaaatcttattttatatgacaaaagaacactgctgtttttaatgattgACTGTAAAAATTCaagttaaatgtatttttatatgaccaaagaatactgctgtttttagggatctactaCATAAacactgtcaaagatcctctgtgtgacaggaccactctgctgtttttagggatctactgcaaaaatgcaagttacATCTAATTTCATATGACTAaagagtactgctgtttttatggatctactgcaaaaatgcgagTTAAataaaattttatatgacaaaagaatactgctatttttatggatctactgcaaaaatgtaagttgaatctacttttatgtgaccaaagaatactgctgtttttagggatctactaCAAAAATTCAAGTTGaatctaattttatatgacaatagaatactgctgtttttttatgatctactacaaaaacactgtcaaagatcctctgtgtgacaggagcactctgttgtttttagggatctacttCAAACATGCAAGGTaaatctaattttatatgacaaaagaatactgctgtttttaatgatcgactgcaaaaatgcaagttaaaactacctTTGTATGACCaaagaatactgctgtttttagggatcttcttcaaaaatgcaagttaaatctaattttatatgacaatagaatactgctgttttttatgATCTACTACGAAAacatggtcaaagatcctctgtgtgacaggactactctgctgtttttagggatctactgcaaaagTGCAAGTTTAAtctaattttatacgacaaaaaaatactgctgtttttagggatctactgcaaaaattcaAGTTAAatcaaattttatatgacaaaagaatactgctgtttttagggatctactaCAAAAATGTAAGTTCAATCTAAATTTATATGACAatagaatactgctgttttttatgatctactacaaaaacactgtcaaagatcctctgtgtgacaggagcactctgctgtttttatggatctactgcaaaaatgcaagtttaatctaattttatatgacaataaAATATTGCTGGTTTTTTAtgatctactacaaaaacactgtcaaaaatcctctgtgtgacaggagcactctgctgtttttaggcatctactgcaaaaatgcgagttaaatacaattttatatgacaaaagaatactgctatttttatggatctactacaaaaatgcaagttaaatctaattttatatgacaaaagaatactgctgtttttaatgatcaactgcaaaaatgcaagttaaatctaattttatatgacaaaagaatactgctatttttatggatctactacaaaaatgaaagttaaatctacttttatatgacaaaataataTGCTGTTTTTAGTGATCAACTGCAaaaaatgcaagttaaatctaCTTTTATTTGACCaaagaatactgctgttttttgggatctactacaaaaatgcaagttaaatctaattttatatgacaaaagaatactgctgtttttaatgatcgactgcaaaaatgcaagttaaatctaattttatatgacaaaagaatactgctatttttatggatctactacaaaaatgaaagttaaatctaattttatatgacaaaagaataTGCTGTTTTTAGTGAtcaactgcaaaaatgcaagttaaatctaCTTTTATTTGACCaaacaatactgctgttttttgggATCTACTACAAAATAGCAAGTTAcatctaattttatatgacaaaagaatactgctgtttttaatgattgACTGCTAAACACTGTCAAAGATCCTCCGTGTGACAGgaccactttgctgtttttagggatctactaCAAAAGTGCAAGTTAcatctaattttatatgacaaaggaatactgctgtttttaaggattgactgtaaaaatgcaagttaaatctatttttatatgaccaaagaatactgctgtttttagggatctactgcaaaactGTAAGTTAcatctaattttatatgacacaaaattctgctgtttttagggatctactgcaaaaatgcaaatTAAATCAAATGTTATATGACAGAAGAATACTGCTATTTTTATGGATCTAAtacaaaaatgcaagttaaatctacttttatatgaccaaagaatactgctgtttttagggatctactacaaaaatgcaagttaaatctaattttatatgacaaaggagtactgctgtttttagggttcTACTACAAAGATGCAAGTTCattttaattttatatgacaaaagactACTGCCAtttttagggatctactgcaaaaatgcaagttaaatctGCCTTTATATGACCaaagaatactgctgtttttagggatcttcttcaaaaatgcaagttaaatctaattttatatgacaatggaatactgctgtttttaatgatctactacaaaaacactgtcaaagatcatctgtgtgacaggagcactctgctgtttttagggatctactgcaaaagTGCAAGTTACATCTAATTTATATGAcaaaggaacactgctgtttttagggatctacaaGTCAAGTTAAGACAACGCTGGGAGGCATACCtacgttgttgttgttgatgatgaagaggatggttgctatggtgacgagGTGATGCTGGGCGTGGAGTTAAGGGTCAAACATTGCGAGACAAAAAGATCCGACACGGAGACGTCAGTCCTTGCTgcaacaaaaagaaaaagaaaaagaaaaaggaaaaccaGAACCAAAAGCAAAGTCCGTGGTGACCAAGAAAGACTGAACAACTAACAGATTAGATGAAGTCTCTTCAGGAGTCTTTGTTGTGTAACCTGAGACCTGAGACCTGCCAGTCCATTTGGAAGGTGGCCCACGTTTGAAGTCCAAGACCAAAGACTAATGTCCGGCAGACATGGTGGACCAGGCGCCCTCCATCCTCCAGACGGAGAAGGCGTAGCTCAGCCTGTCGTGGGCCAGGTAGTTGCAGCCGCTCAGCTTGGAGTCCACCTCCTCGTTCTGCAGAACCTGGTACAGGAAGTCGATGTAGCGCGACGCCAGCTTCAGGGTCTGGATCTTGCTCAGCTTGTCCGACGGGAGCGTGGGGATGATCTTCCTCAAGGAGGCGAAGGCCTCGTTGAGGGACTGAGTCCTCTGGCGCTCGCGGATGTTGGCGATCACCCTCTGGCCGTGGGGGTCCTCCGGAGACGACGGATCCCCGGTCGGACCGGGACCCGGAGAGAGGGACGGTCCCGTGGAGGAAAGCTGATGCTGAGGACTGCTTTTGATTTTCTTGGGAGCGTAGACCTGGACCTGGTCCACGGGGTCGCCGGACGGGGCGCTGGAGTCGTCCACCGGGGGTTTTCCGGTGTCCCGTTTCCGTCTGAGTCCGGGTGTCGCCACCAGGACCGGGCAGGCATTGGACGGCAGTTTTTCTGGGTTCTCCTGATCAGCGTCAGGCTGCTGCTGGTCTCTCATAGTTCTCTGCCAAGTCAGGGCTGACTCTCCACCCTCTCTCGTTGTTCCACGGTCTTGTTCCGCTCCTCAAGTTGCCTTTGGTCCGGTGGAAAGACTCTCTGTCCTTCATCCCCCGGTCAGCCAGCCGCTGATCTGTGCCCGCCGTCACACCGCATGGGTCCTCCTCCAGCTCGCGTGTGATCCAGCAGGGACTGGGATCTGGGAGGAGACCTCGGAGGTCTCGGCGGTC encodes the following:
- the LOC133612687 gene encoding twist-related protein 2-like, whose protein sequence is MRDQQQPDADQENPEKLPSNACPVLVATPGLRRKRDTGKPPVDDSSAPSGDPVDQVQVYAPKKIKSSPQHQLSSTGPSLSPGPGPTGDPSSPEDPHGQRVIANIRERQRTQSLNEAFASLRKIIPTLPSDKLSKIQTLKLASRYIDFLYQVLQNEEVDSKLSGCNYLAHDRLSYAFSVWRMEGAWSTMSAGH